The region ACGCCGGACGCCTCAGCGGACGGGTCGCCGTCATGTCGCTGATGCCGCTCGTCAACCTCTCCCGGTTGCAGACTCGCGCCGGCCACGGCGAACTCGCCTACGACTTGTTGTACTGCCTCAACGACGCTGCCCGACACCGGAACAAGACTGACATCGACGGCCGCACCGTCGACCTGTCTGCTCTGACCGGCACGGACGAGGACCACCGCACGGTGTGCCAGGAGCTGTACGTCACCCTGCTCGTGGACGGCGCCCGCGCCCTCGCCCAGATCGGGCGGTGGACCGAGGCCGCCGACGCCATGGCCCAGCACCGCGGCATCGGCAACCGGCTCCTCGACGGCCGCCAGATCAAGATCATGGCCCTGATGGAGCAGGGCCTGGACCAGCAGGCCCGCGACCTGATCGACACCACCCAGCCCGCCGAGCCTTGGGAGAGAGCCATCGCCCTCCTCCTGCACGCCCACTGCCGACCCGCAGGCACTCCCGTCCCTGAACCCGACCTCGACCGCACCCTGGATGAAGCCGTCCAGCTCCTTGCCCATCCGGATCCGCCGACCGCCGCCTTCCAGACTCGGACGGGCCTGTCAGCCCTGGAGCTGGACCGCACCGGACGCCACGCCGCCCGCGTACTCAACTCCCTCGTCAGCGTCGCCCGACTCGACGCCTACGCCGCACGAGACGCACTGCACCACCCCGTCGCCGCGTCCGCCCTAGGCGACGGGGCGACGGACGCGCTCAACGCAGTGATCGCCACGGCCGGACTGGGATCCGGCGTCCTGTCCGCCCACCACCAGGAGGCTCTGACGGGCGCGGTCGGCCACGCCGAGACAGAGCTGGTGAAGCTGCTGCAGGCCGAACCAGACCCCGGCTAGGAGGGGACGACCCGGATGCCCCGCCGTACATCCCCACGCTGTTTGACGGTGTCGGCGTTTCGGCCATTTCCTGCCCGCAGCCGCTCCAAGCCAGACCAGGGATCCCGCGCCCGCGGGGTTCCCTGACGCAGGAAATAGCGGGCTCCCCAGCACGACCGAATGACGTGTGTTCGATATCGCAGCCGTGTCGTTAGACCTCACGACTCTGCCGCAGCGACCGTCCTAGGGGGAACGATGACCTCGGCCATTACACAGGACCAGCCGCCACAACCGCCCAAGGGGACCGCGCCGGACAACGAACCGCAGGAGGCCGGTGTTCGAGAAGAGGAATACCTCTACCGCGACGAGTCACGGCTCCAGGCCGGCTCCCTGCTGACCTCCCGCACCATGGCGCGGCGCCTTCCCTCACTCGTGCGGCGCTCGGTGCAGATGGCCTGGCGCGTGGACCGCGGCGCGACCATCGGACTGCTGGTGTGCCAGATCGGGACCGGCGTCCTCGCGGCCCTCGGCCTCCTAGCCGTCACGGGCACGATCACCGCGCTGATCGCCTCGGGCGACATCACCGAGCGGCTGTGGGATGCCGCCCCGCAGCTGGCCGTGATCGCCGCCGCCGCTGGCCTGCGCGCGCTACTGGGCATCGCCGTCGTCTGGCTGACCGGCCGTCTGCGCCCGGTGCTCGGCCGGGCAGCGGAGCTGACGATGATCGAGGCCGCGCTCGGCGCGGAATTGGCCGCCAACAACAAGCCCGGCTACAACGACGCCTACGACATCGCCGACCGCGGCGCCCAGGTCACCCCCGACCTCGTCGAAGAAGCGCAGGACGTCCTCGCGGCCACCGCCACGCTCGCGGCCAGCGCCACCGTCCTGACCGTCCTGCACCCCCTGCTCCTTCCCCTGCTCTTCCTCGCCTGCCTGCCGCAGGCCGCCGCCTACGTCCGCTCCGCCCGCGTGCTCTACCTCGCCGGGCTGGAGACCTCCGGGCGCCGCCGGATGCTGGGCAAGCTGCGCTGGCACATGGCCTATCAGGAGTCCAGTGAGGAAATGCGCGCCTGCCTGGCCGGCCCCTTCCTGATCAACCGGTACCGGCGGCTGGCCGCCTCGGTCAACGCGGCCGAACGAAAAGCCGCGAACACCGGTGCCTGGATGGGACTGGCCGGAGCCGTGGCCGGCGGGATCGCCTCGACCGCGGTGTGGGCGGCGCTGCTGTGGCTCCTGGCCTCCGGGCGGATGAGCCTGGCGGCCGGCGGCGGCGCCGTCTTCGCTCTCCAGACCGCCACCGGCTCGGTGCGCGGCATCATCAACGGCGGGGCCCGCCTGGTGCGCACCGGCTGGTACGTGCAGGACTGGCAGAACTTCCTCGACAACGCCCACGGCCAGGCCATGACCGACTCCCGCGGCACCGCGCCCGTGGCCGTGCCCCCGGAGCGTTTCGAGGTCCGCGACGTCACCTACCGCTACGACGGCGCCCCGAAGGACAGCCTGAGCAACGTCTCCCTGCACGTGCGGCGCGGGGAGATCGTGGCGCTGGTCGGGGAGAACGGCTCCGGCAAGACAACCCTCTCGCGCCTGCTGTGCGGGCTGCTGCTGCCCACCGAGGGCGACGTGGCCTGGGACCACGCCTCCACCGCGGACCTGGACCCGTGGGGGTCGTGGGAGCACGTCGCGCTGGTGCCGCAGAAGTTCACGTACCTGCCGCTGACGATGCGTGACAACATCACGTTCGGGCAGGGCGACACCAGTGACGCGGCTCTGCTCGCCGCATGCGAGGCGTCCGGCGCCGCGGAGATGCTGCCGGGCCTCCGCTCCGGCCTGAATACCCTCCTGACCAGTGAGTGGTTCGGCGGACAGCAGCTCTCCGGCGGGCAGTGGCAGCGCCTGGTCCTCACTCGCGCGTTCCACCGGCAGGCGGCGCTGCTGGTGATGGATGAACCCACGGCCGCCCTCGACGCCCGCGCAGAGCACCGGATCTTCGCCGGCCTGCGCGAACTGGCCAAGGACCGCGCCATCCTGCTGATCACGCACCGGCTCACCAACGTGGCTGTCGCCGACCGGATCGTGGTCCTGGATGAAGGGCGGATCGTCCAGGAGGGCACCTACGCCCAACTCACCCAGGAGCCCGGTCTGTTCCGGACCCTGTGGGAGCTGCAGCGCCGGATGAGCGGCGTTGCCTCCTGATCACCGCTCGCCGGTCCGCGCTGCGCACTCGCCCGTCCACCGTCGCGAAAGGCAGAGATACGTGACCTCTCCCGTCTCCCCTTCGGATCACGTCACACCGCGTACGGCTCTGCCCGCAGCGCAGTACGCCGCATCCCGGCATGCGGCGTGGCTCGGCGCCGCCGCGATCATCACCGACGAGGTCGGCCGGGTCCTGCTGGTGCACCCCACCTACCGCAAGGACGACTCGTGGCTGCTGCCCGGAGGCGTCGTCGAACCCGGCGAACACCCGCACATCACCTGCCGGCGCGAGATCACCGAGGAACTGGGCCTGGATCTGCCCCTGTCGGCCGTGCTCGCCGTCCACTCCTTCTCCCCGCACCACCCCGACCTCCAACCCGGCACGCCCTGCCCCGGAGAGGTCCGGTTCGTCTTCGACGGGGGAACCCTCACCCCCGACCAGGCGGAGGCGATCCGCCTGCCGCACGAGGAGCTGTCCGAGTACGCCTTCCTGGAGAGCCGGGACGCGGTGCAGCGGCTGCGCCCCGTGGACGGGCAGATCATGCTCGCCGCCTACCGTGCCCGGCTCGGGAACACCGCCACCGCTCACCTCGCCGACGGCCGGCACATCCTCGACGTCCCGGCGCTGGACCGCCACGACGTGCACGTCCGCTACCGGCCCTTGTGGGACAGCCCTCTCAACCGCGGCCCCGTCCCCGGGCAGCTGCCCATGCAGCAAGCCTGGGCGTGGTGCTTCGTCCCCGACGGCCGGGTCGTCCTCGTGGCCGACCCCGGCCCGCGGGGCGCGCTGCCGATGCTGCCCGGCGGCACCATGGAGAGCACCGACGCGACGCCCGAGGACACCCTGCACCGCGAAGCCGCCGAGGAAGCCCAGCTCACCCTGGCCGATCCGGTGCGACTGGGCTGGGTGCTGGACGAGACCGGCGAGGTCTACGGCGGCGTGGGGCCCAACGCCCGGCTGCGCCTGGCCGCCCGGGTCACCGCCATCGGGCCGGCGGCCGTCGACCCCGCCACCGGCCACCCCTTCGCCCGCCTGCTCACCACCCCCACCCAGGCAGCCGCCCTGCTGGGCTGGGGCCCGCCCGGCACGCGGCAAGCCCAGCTCGCAGGGGAAACAGCACGGGATCGGTGGGGCCTGCCCACGGCCCGCGCCGCCTCCATCGAGGAGATCCCGGCGGAGGGGATGCGGCTGAGCTGACCCGAACGACCGCCCCGCCTCCACTCGTCCCGCTCCACGTCCCTCTGAGGTAGCCCCATGCCGTTGTCGCACGACCACATCCGCACCACTGTCGAGACCTACCTCGCTCGCCACCCTCACGAGCGCGAGCAGCTCGGCGGCCTCCTGGACGCCCTCGACCGTCCTACCGACATCGCCAGCCGCTCCACCTTCACCGGACACGTCACCTGCGGCGCAATCGTCGTCGACCCGCTCGGCCGCGTCCTGCACGTGCTGCACCTGGCGAGCGGGAAGGTCCTCGCCCCCGGCGGACACACCGAGCCCGCCGACGAGTCCCTGGCAGCAGCGGCGCTGCGGGAGCTGCACGAGGAGACCGGGATCCCGCCCCAGGCCGTCACGCCGTGGCCCGGCTACGAGGCCGTGCCGTTCGACATCGACATCCACGACATCGACGCCCACCCGGGCAAAGGCGAACCCGGACACCAGCACTTCGACCTCCGGTTCCTCTTCCGCCTGCACACTGCGACAGATGTGCCGGTGGTGCTGCAGGAAGAAGAG is a window of Streptomyces mirabilis DNA encoding:
- a CDS encoding ATP-binding cassette domain-containing protein → MTSAITQDQPPQPPKGTAPDNEPQEAGVREEEYLYRDESRLQAGSLLTSRTMARRLPSLVRRSVQMAWRVDRGATIGLLVCQIGTGVLAALGLLAVTGTITALIASGDITERLWDAAPQLAVIAAAAGLRALLGIAVVWLTGRLRPVLGRAAELTMIEAALGAELAANNKPGYNDAYDIADRGAQVTPDLVEEAQDVLAATATLAASATVLTVLHPLLLPLLFLACLPQAAAYVRSARVLYLAGLETSGRRRMLGKLRWHMAYQESSEEMRACLAGPFLINRYRRLAASVNAAERKAANTGAWMGLAGAVAGGIASTAVWAALLWLLASGRMSLAAGGGAVFALQTATGSVRGIINGGARLVRTGWYVQDWQNFLDNAHGQAMTDSRGTAPVAVPPERFEVRDVTYRYDGAPKDSLSNVSLHVRRGEIVALVGENGSGKTTLSRLLCGLLLPTEGDVAWDHASTADLDPWGSWEHVALVPQKFTYLPLTMRDNITFGQGDTSDAALLAACEASGAAEMLPGLRSGLNTLLTSEWFGGQQLSGGQWQRLVLTRAFHRQAALLVMDEPTAALDARAEHRIFAGLRELAKDRAILLITHRLTNVAVADRIVVLDEGRIVQEGTYAQLTQEPGLFRTLWELQRRMSGVAS
- a CDS encoding NUDIX hydrolase encodes the protein MTSPVSPSDHVTPRTALPAAQYAASRHAAWLGAAAIITDEVGRVLLVHPTYRKDDSWLLPGGVVEPGEHPHITCRREITEELGLDLPLSAVLAVHSFSPHHPDLQPGTPCPGEVRFVFDGGTLTPDQAEAIRLPHEELSEYAFLESRDAVQRLRPVDGQIMLAAYRARLGNTATAHLADGRHILDVPALDRHDVHVRYRPLWDSPLNRGPVPGQLPMQQAWAWCFVPDGRVVLVADPGPRGALPMLPGGTMESTDATPEDTLHREAAEEAQLTLADPVRLGWVLDETGEVYGGVGPNARLRLAARVTAIGPAAVDPATGHPFARLLTTPTQAAALLGWGPPGTRQAQLAGETARDRWGLPTARAASIEEIPAEGMRLS